One Dysosmobacter welbionis DNA segment encodes these proteins:
- a CDS encoding DUF3801 domain-containing protein, which yields MNIGGGEAADQLVRMMLSGGEVAVRLSGSGLKNMLALTLALAKNHKTISGKVNFAKMLKETRDVRRFAMSPEQYQAFKKKAGKQKILFSAIRDTDGHGKVVDVIMPVTEIDRANMIFERIHYLGQPAQAQQPPREQAPSKAREARERQAATQVEQDQRPQENTPVTPPVGQRQEVEPKKGSRSGQDLPATVPSSTSSKDGSRMTSEERPSVLERLKGYKAQLDQQQKSASARTKNRQKSKNGKMK from the coding sequence ATGAACATCGGAGGCGGTGAGGCGGCGGACCAATTGGTGCGCATGATGCTCTCCGGCGGTGAGGTAGCTGTCCGGCTGAGTGGTTCCGGCCTTAAAAATATGCTGGCGCTGACGCTGGCACTGGCAAAAAACCATAAGACGATCTCCGGCAAAGTCAACTTCGCGAAGATGCTGAAAGAGACCCGCGACGTGCGCCGGTTCGCCATGTCTCCGGAGCAGTATCAGGCATTCAAAAAGAAGGCTGGAAAGCAGAAAATCTTATTCTCTGCCATTCGGGATACGGACGGTCACGGCAAGGTGGTGGATGTCATCATGCCGGTAACGGAGATCGACAGAGCGAATATGATCTTCGAGCGCATCCATTACCTCGGTCAACCAGCGCAGGCACAGCAGCCTCCACGGGAGCAAGCCCCGTCCAAGGCCAGAGAAGCCCGTGAAAGGCAGGCTGCAACCCAAGTCGAGCAGGATCAGCGCCCCCAAGAGAACACCCCTGTGACACCGCCTGTGGGCCAACGTCAGGAGGTGGAGCCAAAAAAAGGATCTCGGTCGGGACAAGACTTGCCCGCTACCGTGCCCAGCTCGACCTCGTCCAAAGACGGGAGCCGGATGACGAGTGAGGAACGCCCCTCCGTGTTGGAACGTCTGAAGGGCTACAAGGCACAGTTGGATCAGCAGCAGAAGTCTGCCTCGGCCAGAACAAAAAATCGGCAAAAGAGTAAAAATGGTAAAATGAAATAA
- a CDS encoding HipA domain-containing protein, with the protein MIDSGHSGYGTELSDIMRAMEDQTAFPPALLQQHFWNVFIIDALIGNWDRHNGNWGFLYNTATDEIAIAPVYDCGSCLYPQADEAIMRDTIDKQPERDFRTFSIPLSSIKVNGKKINYFDFISSLENADCNKALKRMLPKINMDAIFRIVDETPFISNLQKQFYKTMLQTRKERILDFAMEKLRKREMAKELEAR; encoded by the coding sequence GTGATCGATTCCGGTCACAGCGGGTATGGTACAGAACTGTCTGACATTATGCGGGCCATGGAGGATCAGACAGCATTCCCTCCCGCGTTGTTGCAGCAGCATTTTTGGAATGTATTCATTATAGATGCGCTGATCGGGAATTGGGATCGGCACAACGGAAACTGGGGTTTTCTTTATAATACCGCGACAGACGAAATTGCCATTGCCCCTGTGTATGACTGCGGGAGCTGCCTGTATCCCCAGGCTGATGAAGCCATCATGCGAGACACCATAGATAAGCAGCCAGAACGAGATTTTCGCACTTTCTCAATCCCTCTTTCCAGCATTAAGGTCAATGGTAAAAAAATCAACTACTTTGATTTTATTTCCTCTTTGGAGAATGCGGATTGCAACAAAGCATTGAAGCGGATGCTGCCCAAAATCAACATGGATGCAATTTTCCGTATCGTGGATGAGACTCCGTTCATTTCGAATCTGCAAAAGCAGTTCTATAAGACAATGCTGCAGACACGAAAAGAGCGCATCCTTGATTTTGCAATGGAAAAACTGCGGAAAAGGGAAATGGCCAAAGAGCTTGAGGCACGGTAA
- a CDS encoding relaxase/mobilization nuclease domain-containing protein encodes MAITKILARKGRLDAGIHYILNGDKTDDRILTAYLNCDPGMECRQMLDTKRELGKEDGVQYYHIIQSFQPGEVTPEVALQIAKEFAQEHLADYEAVIGVHVDKEHIHAHTVFNSVNSITGEKYHSNAQSYYQQIRSTSDRLCREHGLSVIMAGEPAKAVSYVEWLRQSKGQPTFRSMLEADLRAAIQDANDLGHFFLLMEHMGYEIHHGDRLGFRLRGQERFQYPGRRNTLFTEDGIRVAIQGNLAEIEAGSRPAVLSRPKYRPYLAHPKYTGFLALYVHYLYLLGKIGQRQYPPRMTPHLRREVMRFEQYRTQFDFLRENEIVTQADMDAFRTRTEKSLAKLIKQRTILNVRKKRRQKLYTALTDVEALAPSKALYEEGLTGMETEFERYMEAVALLESSGVPRNRLTEEKAEIYEQLAELNREIRTERQKLKLCHKIQNQVPVMEQDIQRTEEHQKEVRKHEHRRR; translated from the coding sequence ATGGCCATCACAAAGATCCTTGCCAGAAAGGGGCGGCTCGATGCAGGCATCCACTATATACTCAACGGAGATAAAACAGATGACCGAATTCTGACCGCCTATCTGAACTGCGATCCCGGTATGGAGTGCCGTCAGATGCTGGATACCAAACGAGAACTTGGTAAGGAGGATGGCGTGCAGTATTACCATATCATCCAGTCCTTCCAACCCGGAGAGGTCACACCGGAGGTGGCATTGCAAATTGCCAAAGAGTTTGCACAGGAACATTTGGCAGACTATGAGGCGGTGATTGGCGTCCATGTGGACAAGGAACATATCCATGCTCACACAGTGTTTAATTCCGTAAATTCCATAACCGGAGAAAAATACCACAGTAACGCCCAAAGCTACTACCAGCAGATCCGCAGCACCTCAGACCGGCTCTGCCGGGAGCATGGCTTGTCCGTTATTATGGCGGGAGAGCCTGCCAAAGCCGTCAGCTATGTGGAGTGGCTGCGGCAGTCCAAGGGCCAGCCGACCTTTCGCTCCATGCTGGAAGCGGATTTGCGGGCGGCTATCCAGGATGCCAACGATCTCGGACACTTCTTCCTGCTCATGGAACACATGGGATATGAGATCCACCACGGTGATCGGCTGGGTTTTCGCCTGCGGGGACAGGAGAGATTCCAGTATCCCGGCAGACGCAATACGCTGTTCACGGAGGATGGTATCCGTGTTGCTATTCAAGGAAATCTTGCGGAAATTGAAGCAGGCAGCCGTCCCGCTGTGCTCTCACGGCCTAAGTATCGGCCATACCTGGCGCATCCGAAATACACCGGCTTCCTTGCCCTCTATGTGCATTATCTCTATTTGCTGGGTAAGATCGGGCAGCGGCAGTACCCGCCCCGCATGACGCCTCATCTTAGGCGGGAGGTCATGCGCTTTGAGCAATACCGCACACAGTTCGACTTTCTGCGGGAAAATGAGATCGTCACCCAGGCGGATATGGATGCCTTCCGGACCCGCACAGAGAAATCGCTGGCCAAACTCATCAAGCAGCGTACCATCCTCAATGTGCGGAAAAAGAGACGGCAAAAACTGTATACGGCTTTGACGGATGTGGAAGCGTTGGCTCCCAGCAAAGCGCTCTATGAAGAAGGTCTGACCGGCATGGAGACGGAATTTGAACGGTACATGGAAGCGGTGGCGCTGCTGGAGAGCAGCGGCGTTCCCAGGAACCGGCTGACGGAAGAAAAGGCGGAGATCTATGAACAGTTGGCGGAGCTGAACCGCGAGATCCGCACGGAGCGGCAAAAGCTGAAGCTCTGCCATAAGATACAAAACCAAGTGCCTGTCATGGAACAGGACATTCAAAGAACAGAAGAACACCAGAAGGAGGTGCGGAAACATGAACATCGGAGGCGGTGA
- a CDS encoding plasmid mobilization protein, with amino-acid sequence MAKKEPKHHLHIELTQQQYQLLCRQAKQSGLTKRAYLARLIEGQPVKARPSQEIKELRTEIHHIGNNINQIARSVNAGIAKPEDAKRGLYLLDRVYELMYQVAKK; translated from the coding sequence GTGGCCAAAAAAGAACCCAAACACCATCTGCACATTGAACTGACGCAGCAACAGTACCAACTGCTGTGCCGTCAGGCCAAGCAGAGCGGCCTGACAAAACGGGCATATCTTGCGCGGCTTATTGAAGGACAGCCGGTCAAGGCGCGCCCTTCTCAGGAAATCAAGGAATTGCGCACGGAGATCCACCACATCGGAAACAACATCAACCAGATTGCCCGCAGCGTGAACGCCGGAATCGCAAAACCTGAGGATGCTAAACGAGGACTGTATCTGCTGGACCGTGTGTATGAACTCATGTATCAGGTAGCGAAAAAGTAA
- a CDS encoding DUF6329 domain-containing protein, producing MLENFASFYRKAASVRDILEKAPFPEKARFQITKVIELPKEQYRRYMNELLRDVSFISRNVSDMGFDGKTETFLCLFVTCRDVNTGLLVESEGFGYARYAAFIPEKSALSLDGIPTERASEKYLCRHPTPER from the coding sequence ATGTTAGAAAATTTTGCGAGTTTTTATCGGAAAGCAGCCAGTGTGCGGGATATTCTCGAGAAGGCTCCGTTCCCGGAGAAAGCGCGGTTCCAGATCACAAAAGTGATCGAACTGCCGAAAGAGCAGTACCGCCGCTACATGAACGAGCTTTTGCGGGATGTTTCCTTCATATCCCGGAACGTGTCGGATATGGGGTTCGATGGAAAAACTGAAACATTTCTCTGTCTGTTCGTGACCTGCCGAGATGTGAACACCGGCCTGCTGGTGGAGTCCGAAGGTTTTGGATATGCCAGGTATGCGGCATTTATTCCTGAAAAGAGTGCTCTCTCATTGGATGGTATTCCGACGGAACGCGCAAGCGAAAAGTACCTTTGCCGGCATCCGACCCCGGAGAGATGA